A region of the Sminthopsis crassicaudata isolate SCR6 chromosome 6, ASM4859323v1, whole genome shotgun sequence genome:
TCTCCTGGGGATTGCTCTGATGAAACCAAGAATACCCAAATGAACACAGAGCCACCCATCAAAGCAATTCTTCACCAGAAACTGATAGAAACTGGTGAACGACAACGACTTCAACAGTGGCTAAGAGCTCAATTGCTCCAGTGTGGTTGGAAAGATCAACTACAAGCTCATTGTCAAGATGTGATTCAGCAAAAAGGCCTAGAACAGGTGACTGTGGACAACTTGGTAGCAGAACTCACTCTCAAAGGCAGAGAGCTTGTACCCCACAGTTTGATGGAGGAACTTTTCCAAAGAGTAAAGACCTTCTTGGCTCAGCACGACAGACCTTAAGAGGGGGCCGAACATCAACACCATGTACTTTGACTTCTTGCATCCACAAAGAACAGACATGCCATACCTTTGCAGGGCACTTGCTAAATTAGTCCTCTTTGGGTAGGATGCATTTTCCGTGTTTTCGTAGGATACTCTGTtggatccatttttttctccaaggtcatttttacaagaaatcaataagaaaatattttaaaataaaaacaaaaataacataaaaataagaaactatttaataaattttaaaatcatagaataactaatcataaaaatcataatataaaatcataacataaaacatttaaaatcaaaagtaaatttaaaaattgaataatcagaaatacaataaaaatcataaataataaaacttttaaagttttcaaaattaacTATTTCCACTCTCATAGTCTATGTTCTCTATTTTCAACTTTGAGCATTGACTATAAATGTTACCATCTTTCCCAAGAAAGATGGCCCATTACTCTTGTAACTGTCAGAAACACTGTCCCTTTGTCTCTTGTCCCCTCCCCCCTCAATACTAGCATTTAATAAGAGGATatgtaaataaacacacacacacacacacacacacacacacacacacacacacacacatgcccagGGAATAGGCCAAAATGTCTATCCAAATTCTTGCCTTCTTAAAGGGAGAAGGGCATTTAGgcagagagaaaatttagaactcaatattataaaaaacgAAAGTGAAAAGGTTCAgataaaaggaattaaaggaagaaaaatatgtacaaaatagagAAAGTCCTCAGACATCACTCTAAATTCTCAATTAATCAGTAATAAGTTATTACATATTTACATTGAATGATAGGCTTTTGGATCTAGGTCTACTTTTCCTGCCATCCCAAGGATAGCAATATTCATGCTTCTTTTGTATATGCTCAGGATATCCAGGGAAGACTCAGTGATGGCCCATAGATCCCCTAATATCCTTCATCCCAGAGAGGTCAACAGCTGCTTGACTCACTCTCCTGGGTCCTGAGATTTCATTCAAGGGTGTAGAAGCCTTGATCTTTTCAATCATCCCCCAATGTTACTCATGATTCCAAGCAAGATAGTGCTATGTGAAGCACAGGGGATAGcaagaaagatgaaaacaacTCTTTGTTCCCCTGAAAAATCCCATTTAATAAGTAAGACCATATGTatataagtacacacacacacacacacacacacacacacacacacacacacagggtatATGCAAAAATCTCTATGCAAATTCTTGCCTTCCCAATGGCAAGAGGGGAAGTAGGCAGAGAGAAAATGTAGAAGTCaagattttaaaacatgaaagTTAAAATGTTCCTGTCTAACtaagaaaagaccaaaaaaacctattaatggttctctaatttcaCTAGGATTGATTTCATCTTACAACAAAGAATGGCTTCCTCTTGATATCATGATGAGTTTTTCCTCAGTGTAGAGCCTCCTGGTGGCTGACCTGGCCTCCTGCTCCCCCCATCCCCCACTGAGACCcaggccagtctgaaaggctctcagCAAAGCTAagtgggccccaggcaaggaaactagacttggaaggaaatcaaaaaggatttGCACTTGAActtctggctattcttgtggtgattccCCAACTGAAAGGAAGGtggctccaagacctccagaaaaccatcCAAGAACTTGAGAGTTTGGGCGCCCAAAGTGGGGCTAAGCACCTACATGtgtgacccagaaattaaggTGAGTACACAAACAGGCAAGAAGGAAACTCGGACAAGGGTTAACGTtgtatttcagctgaaatgggacaggggtttagaaaggagccttttCCACCTCAAGGAAAAGGTCTAGAAAGCATGGTGACACTGAAAAATGTTCAAGGTTTTCTGGTAATGGGGTCCAGGTCAGTGAagtctttgaaatattaaaagacacatctccttggttctctaagcacAAAGAATTCCATCCAGACCAAGGGAAAggagtaggagagcaactaagtgaatattacaatgagaatGGTGCtcattcaattcctaaagaagcATTTTATACCTACACCTGAATCCAATTGGTCTGAGGAAATGATGTCTGctcaagaagaaggaaaaagaagaaagagcaggaggggaaggatactgacaaactaggtgaaGAGCCTGAAGAATCAGGTAAGAATGGAGTgaagtacaattctgatgaaattaaggagagtGGTGCTTCCCAGCAGGAGACATTAGGACATTCCCCAACCCCCCTGACCTACCCCCCACCCCCAGGAACCTAttatgggtggagggagaaggaggaggaggaggggcagggACAGAATCAGCATCTCCTGTGAAGCAGTCTGTGACAAGATGGCAAAAGGCAAAAAGGGGGACAGGATATATCTGCTGGAATAGAAGAATACCCTGTGAGTGAAGACTTTGATCCTTCAGATCAagcaggagaagatacactcctttggatgtggggaaaaaaaatcaaggatttgaaaaagggctgtactctttatggggcttcTCATCTTAGGCGAAAATGGtgttagagaatttggcttttgaaatggTAACCCCTGGTGATGGCAAATGTATAGCAAGGGCATGTTGAGAACCTGGAAacaacttgttgtggcttttgggcTATAGTGCACTTTGTAGGATACAAGCCAGGGAGGTCTGACCTGAccaaagaaag
Encoded here:
- the LOC141547343 gene encoding transcription and mRNA export factor ENY2-like — translated: MNTEPPIKAILHQKLIETGERQRLQQWLRAQLLQCGWKDQLQAHCQDVIQQKGLEQVTVDNLVAELTLKGRELVPHSLMEELFQRVKTFLAQHDRP